Proteins encoded within one genomic window of Streptomyces sp. NBC_01237:
- a CDS encoding sensor histidine kinase, with translation MASGAMTVTEPATAPVGQPWRTLTWCARLLRARARLPPMAVDAILVTTLFALTSLVVRIDLHDRPWLLAFQAALLLPLIWRRRAPVTVFAAVASAAFAQWLADVQLPADIALLIALYTVAAYTGGRQLLVAGAVSEAGILMASVRWSTEGRSLGAAVSLTAMATAAAVIGANMRTRRAYFASVEDRAVRLERERDQRARLAVAEERARIARDMHDIVSHNLSVMIALADAAVYAQYRTPDRTTAAMRQVADSGRQSLTEMRRVLGVLRADEPDALRHPIPGITQLRCLLDQVGTAGLPARLRVAGDPSHVPTAAQLTVYRLVQEALTNTLKHAPRGTRAEVRVCCSAESVALDVTDDGHGRTAQDPDAPRGHGIPGMRERTAAYGGTLRAGPLPGGGWRVSARLDLSTAGTAGTAGTAGTAGAAGAAGAAGTGAA, from the coding sequence CCGCCACCGCACCGGTCGGGCAGCCGTGGCGCACCCTGACCTGGTGCGCCCGGCTGCTGCGAGCACGGGCCCGGCTACCACCGATGGCGGTGGACGCGATTCTGGTGACCACGCTCTTCGCCCTCACCTCCCTCGTCGTCCGCATCGACCTGCACGACCGCCCATGGCTCCTCGCATTCCAGGCGGCCTTGCTCCTGCCCCTGATCTGGCGGCGTCGGGCACCCGTGACGGTGTTCGCCGCAGTGGCCTCGGCGGCCTTCGCCCAGTGGCTCGCCGACGTCCAGCTACCGGCCGACATCGCGCTGTTGATCGCCCTCTACACCGTGGCCGCATACACCGGCGGCCGGCAGTTGCTGGTGGCCGGTGCCGTCTCCGAAGCGGGGATCCTGATGGCATCCGTGCGCTGGTCGACCGAGGGCAGATCCCTCGGCGCGGCCGTGAGCCTGACCGCCATGGCCACCGCCGCCGCGGTCATCGGCGCGAACATGCGCACCAGGCGTGCCTACTTCGCGTCCGTGGAGGACCGTGCGGTACGCCTGGAACGTGAGCGCGACCAACGGGCTCGGCTCGCGGTGGCCGAGGAACGGGCCCGTATCGCCCGCGACATGCACGACATCGTCAGCCACAACCTGTCCGTGATGATCGCTCTCGCCGACGCCGCGGTCTACGCCCAGTACCGCACGCCCGACAGGACGACCGCCGCCATGCGGCAGGTCGCCGACAGCGGGCGCCAGTCCCTCACCGAGATGCGACGAGTCCTCGGGGTCCTGCGTGCCGATGAACCGGACGCGCTTCGTCACCCGATACCCGGCATCACCCAACTGCGGTGCCTCCTCGACCAGGTGGGCACCGCCGGGCTGCCGGCCCGCCTCCGTGTGGCAGGCGATCCCTCCCACGTCCCCACCGCCGCACAGCTCACCGTCTACCGACTGGTACAGGAAGCCTTGACCAACACCCTCAAGCACGCCCCTCGCGGCACCCGCGCCGAGGTGCGGGTGTGCTGCTCCGCCGAGAGCGTCGCCCTCGATGTCACCGACGACGGCCACGGCCGCACCGCGCAGGATCCCGACGCGCCGCGCGGGCACGGAATCCCCGGTATGCGCGAGCGCACGGCCGCGTACGGGGGAACTCTGCGGGCGGGACCGCTCCCGGGCGGCGGCTGGCGGGTCTCGGCCCGCCTCGACCTGAGCACAGCAGGAACAGCAGGGACAGCAGGAACAGCGGGAACAGCGGGGGCAGCGGGGGCAGCGGGAGCAGCAGGGACCGGTGCCGCGTGA
- a CDS encoding response regulator transcription factor, with the protein MTIRILLADDEPLLRMAFTMVLEAQPDMEPVGEAGDGADAVRLARLLRPDVVLMDVRMPGTDGIEATGRIIRDCPQTRVLILTTFDLDEYAFAGLRAGASGFLLKNALPEELLAAIRNVAAGDAAVSPRITRRLLENFAHQLPAEREQVEDERLERLTAREREVLVEVARGLSNTEIAATLHLAEATVKTHLNRILTKLELRDRVQAVVFGYETRLIRPA; encoded by the coding sequence GTGACGATCCGTATCCTGCTCGCCGACGACGAACCACTGCTGCGTATGGCGTTCACCATGGTCCTGGAGGCCCAGCCGGACATGGAGCCGGTCGGCGAGGCCGGGGACGGCGCCGATGCCGTACGCCTCGCCCGGCTGCTCCGCCCCGATGTCGTGCTGATGGATGTCCGGATGCCCGGTACCGACGGCATCGAGGCGACCGGCCGGATCATCCGGGACTGCCCACAGACCCGGGTCCTCATTCTGACCACCTTCGACCTCGATGAATACGCCTTCGCCGGACTCAGGGCCGGGGCGTCGGGCTTCCTCCTGAAGAACGCCCTGCCCGAGGAGCTCCTCGCGGCCATCCGGAACGTCGCCGCGGGGGACGCGGCGGTCTCGCCGCGCATCACCCGTCGCCTGCTGGAGAACTTCGCCCACCAGCTCCCCGCGGAGCGCGAGCAGGTGGAGGACGAGCGTCTGGAACGGCTCACGGCACGCGAACGCGAAGTACTCGTCGAGGTGGCCCGCGGCCTGTCGAACACCGAGATCGCCGCCACCCTGCACCTCGCGGAAGCCACCGTGAAAACACATCTGAACCGGATCCTGACGAAACTGGAGCTGCGCGACCGGGTGCAGGCCGTCGTCTTCGGCTACGAGACCCGCCTCATCCGGCCGGCATGA
- a CDS encoding TetR/AcrR family transcriptional regulator, translated as MIEEPERPAPYREPRQARSAATLARVLRAAEEIASSSGLEEMTITGVAQRAGVSVGTIYRRFEDKEQLITALTERMLERREEYVAERLRAAEPSLSGVMDAYANALLQSFADSSKLFPELMRARGTRALDRGARTITEIHRLLLEAAAPYVGQIRRSDAQTALDTVARAVLGACFHNSVRPDPATGAAAQRRYAGELGDMAIAYLMTPDRGRTAHS; from the coding sequence ATGATCGAGGAGCCGGAGCGTCCAGCGCCCTACCGGGAACCCAGGCAGGCGCGCAGCGCCGCGACGCTGGCTCGCGTACTGCGGGCCGCCGAGGAGATCGCCTCCTCGTCCGGTCTGGAAGAGATGACGATCACCGGCGTCGCCCAACGCGCCGGCGTCTCGGTCGGCACGATCTACCGTCGCTTCGAAGACAAGGAACAGCTGATCACCGCCCTGACGGAGCGGATGCTGGAACGGCGCGAGGAGTACGTGGCCGAGCGACTGCGCGCGGCCGAACCCTCACTCTCCGGCGTCATGGACGCCTACGCGAACGCACTGTTGCAGTCCTTCGCCGACAGCAGCAAGCTCTTCCCCGAACTGATGCGGGCGCGGGGCACGCGCGCCCTTGACCGCGGGGCCCGCACCATCACCGAGATCCACCGCCTCCTGCTCGAAGCGGCAGCCCCGTACGTCGGCCAGATCCGGCGCTCCGACGCACAGACGGCGCTGGACACCGTGGCCCGTGCCGTCCTCGGCGCCTGCTTCCACAACTCCGTACGCCCCGACCCCGCTACCGGCGCGGCCGCCCAACGCCGGTACGCGGGCGAACTCGGCGACATGGCGATCGCCTACCTCATGACCCCCGACCGCGGCCGCACCGCCCACAGCTGA
- a CDS encoding MarR family winged helix-turn-helix transcriptional regulator, protein MDEFELSEQLLSCVTKIRRVLDERLKTHGASVARKRVLGALVPGPMRQGALATAFEVAPRTITELVDGLERDGLVERQADPDDRRARLVFLTGSGRRVNELAIAARAEVIKEIFADLSAEQRGELSRTLGAVSTRVTAMTTTPAPDPAAPGNGVPLDVLTLSDDSR, encoded by the coding sequence GTGGACGAGTTCGAGCTGTCTGAGCAGCTGCTGTCCTGCGTGACGAAGATCCGGCGGGTGCTGGACGAGCGTCTGAAGACTCACGGTGCGTCGGTGGCCCGGAAGCGGGTCCTCGGGGCGCTGGTCCCGGGCCCGATGCGTCAGGGGGCGCTGGCGACGGCGTTCGAGGTCGCTCCTCGGACCATCACCGAGCTGGTGGACGGTCTGGAGCGCGACGGACTCGTGGAGCGGCAGGCGGATCCCGACGACCGACGGGCGCGGCTGGTGTTCCTCACCGGGTCGGGCCGGCGGGTGAACGAGCTGGCCATCGCCGCTCGCGCCGAAGTGATCAAGGAGATCTTCGCGGACCTCTCGGCAGAGCAGCGTGGCGAGCTGTCGCGGACGCTCGGCGCCGTCAGTACGCGCGTCACGGCGATGACGACCACGCCCGCACCGGATCCGGCCGCGCCCGGCAACGGCGTTCCCCTGGACGTCCTGACCCTCTCCGACGACTCGCGCTGA
- a CDS encoding DUF2316 family protein, producing MSLNDEQRARTKDELLANFRLAGTTPEEVQAHLDFTSQQFDDTINLREQCTPQDVWLLRDHLEKLVQARGGTPAPYSVLTRRARLAAALWFPLRRAPGGEHRP from the coding sequence ATGTCTCTCAACGACGAACAACGGGCCCGTACAAAGGATGAGTTGCTGGCCAACTTCCGTCTGGCGGGCACCACCCCCGAAGAGGTCCAGGCCCACCTGGACTTCACCTCGCAGCAGTTCGACGACACGATCAACCTGCGCGAACAGTGCACACCGCAGGATGTGTGGCTGCTGCGCGACCACCTGGAGAAGCTGGTACAGGCCCGCGGCGGGACCCCCGCCCCCTACAGCGTCCTCACCCGGAGAGCACGCCTCGCCGCCGCCCTCTGGTTCCCCCTGCGCCGCGCGCCGGGCGGGGAGCACCGTCCTTGA
- a CDS encoding helix-turn-helix transcriptional regulator: MPRPLARVLTLLELLQSGGLRTVTELAGRLDVDERTVRRYVGHLLDLDVPVESVRGRYGGYRLAPGYRMPPLMLSDDEALAVLLGLLAGRRAGLATDTASETAAAKIRRALPERLSLGLHAVLGSLAFTAPPGEAAAPESAVLLPIADAVNHHRPVSIRYTAADGRRSERTLHPHGVVAHSGRWYVTAADLTTGEDRTFRLDRITGVRTLPGSFEPPAGLDPAKRVLTGLASAPYRHEVTLRIQGTAEQIHSRLPASVALVEEPTSPSGADPETGCWSRVELRVERLDWLPAVLASLDLPFVIERPDELRGLVEALAERLTKSARRSPPHA, from the coding sequence ATGCCCCGCCCCCTTGCCCGCGTGCTCACCCTGCTGGAACTCCTCCAGTCGGGAGGACTCCGGACCGTGACCGAACTCGCCGGGCGGCTCGATGTCGACGAACGCACCGTGCGGCGCTACGTCGGCCACCTCCTCGACCTCGACGTACCCGTCGAATCGGTGCGCGGCCGCTACGGCGGCTACCGGCTCGCCCCCGGATACCGCATGCCTCCGCTCATGCTGAGCGATGACGAAGCGCTCGCCGTCCTGCTCGGCCTGCTCGCGGGCCGTCGCGCCGGCCTGGCCACGGACACGGCGAGTGAGACGGCGGCGGCCAAGATCAGGCGAGCGCTGCCCGAGCGGCTGAGCCTCGGACTGCACGCCGTGCTCGGCTCCCTGGCCTTCACGGCTCCGCCGGGCGAAGCGGCCGCCCCGGAATCCGCGGTCCTGCTCCCCATCGCCGACGCGGTGAACCATCACCGGCCCGTCTCGATCCGGTACACCGCCGCCGACGGCCGGCGCAGCGAACGCACACTGCACCCGCACGGGGTCGTCGCCCACTCGGGCAGGTGGTACGTAACGGCTGCGGATCTCACGACCGGCGAGGACCGCACGTTCCGCCTGGACCGCATCACCGGGGTGAGAACGCTGCCCGGCTCGTTCGAGCCACCCGCCGGTCTCGACCCGGCGAAGCGCGTTCTGACAGGGCTCGCCTCGGCTCCGTACCGGCATGAGGTGACCCTGCGGATCCAGGGGACGGCCGAGCAGATCCACTCCCGGCTTCCCGCAAGTGTCGCGCTCGTGGAGGAACCGACCTCCCCGAGCGGCGCGGATCCGGAGACCGGGTGCTGGTCCCGTGTCGAGCTGCGCGTGGAGCGGCTCGACTGGCTTCCTGCTGTACTCGCCTCGCTGGACCTGCCCTTCGTCATCGAACGCCCGGATGAGCTCCGCGGCCTCGTCGAAGCTCTCGCCGAACGGCTCACGAAATCCGCCCGGCGAAGCCCGCCCCACGCATGA
- a CDS encoding VOC family protein — protein MNFVSVRIITDDIARLVDFYERATGVPAVWSNEDFAELRTPSATLAIGSTRTVPLFAPGSARPADNHSVILEFLVSDVDSVHKNLTAFVEDFVNEPTTMPWGNRALLFRDPDGNLVNFFTPVTPAADEKFAR, from the coding sequence ATGAACTTCGTCTCCGTCCGCATCATCACGGACGACATCGCCCGCCTCGTCGACTTCTACGAGCGCGCCACCGGAGTACCTGCCGTCTGGTCCAACGAGGACTTCGCCGAGCTCAGGACCCCCTCGGCCACCCTCGCGATCGGCAGCACCCGTACCGTCCCTCTGTTCGCGCCCGGCTCCGCCCGCCCGGCCGACAATCACAGCGTCATCCTCGAATTCCTGGTCTCCGACGTGGACAGCGTGCACAAGAACCTGACCGCCTTCGTGGAGGACTTCGTCAACGAGCCCACCACGATGCCCTGGGGCAACCGCGCACTCCTGTTCCGCGACCCCGACGGCAACCTCGTCAACTTCTTCACCCCCGTCACACCGGCCGCCGACGAGAAGTTCGCCCGCTGA
- a CDS encoding NAD(P)H-binding protein — MHIVIAGGHGRVALTLTRLLAAQGHRVSGIIRRPEQSDTLRAAGAQPLLLDLATATAAQLAVLLTGADAVVFAAGVGRGDACRAHPVDRDAPLTMADAAELVGVRRYIMLSALGADPTMQYPVDPVVQAFMRGKGEVDRNLLSRPALDCTILRPSWFRDGAGTGRVHLAETTGPGEVNRADVAAVLAALLATPATAGRTLELISGTTPVHAAVAAVCRGSFRAPSPAPFE, encoded by the coding sequence GTGCATATCGTTATCGCCGGCGGCCACGGCCGCGTCGCGCTCACTCTCACCCGGCTGCTCGCAGCCCAGGGGCACAGGGTCTCCGGGATCATCCGCCGCCCGGAGCAGTCCGACACCCTCCGGGCGGCAGGTGCCCAACCGCTGCTCCTGGACCTGGCCACCGCCACGGCGGCGCAGCTCGCTGTCCTTCTCACCGGTGCGGACGCGGTCGTCTTCGCCGCCGGTGTCGGGCGGGGAGACGCGTGCCGGGCGCACCCCGTCGACCGCGATGCCCCCCTGACGATGGCGGACGCCGCAGAGCTTGTCGGCGTTCGCCGCTACATCATGCTGTCCGCCCTGGGCGCCGATCCCACCATGCAGTACCCGGTGGACCCCGTGGTCCAAGCGTTCATGCGGGGCAAGGGCGAAGTCGACCGGAACCTTCTGTCCCGCCCCGCTCTGGACTGCACGATTCTGCGCCCCAGCTGGTTCCGGGACGGCGCGGGCACCGGCAGGGTCCACCTCGCGGAGACCACCGGCCCGGGCGAGGTGAACCGCGCCGACGTCGCGGCCGTGCTCGCCGCGTTGCTCGCGACCCCCGCGACAGCGGGCCGGACCCTGGAACTCATCTCCGGCACCACCCCCGTCCACGCAGCCGTCGCCGCTGTCTGCCGAGGCTCCTTCCGGGCGCCCAGCCCCGCCCCCTTCGAATGA
- a CDS encoding alpha/beta hydrolase gives MVSRRGRGRRPSASGPGAAAGPPVFASSSGGGDGLGRFRNQSVDWAACDDPSLAASGTQCARIRVPLDYGTPEGRTIEVALSRLKSSDPAKRRGILQTNPGGPGVRGLGMPRDLRKVMSPGVAAAYDIIGMDTRGLGRSTPVDCGLTRGTWLHAPGAGRAGFDRSVRLSRTDARRCWDKHPDVLPHLSTRNIARDADIVRSVLGERRTSLFGQSYGTVLGSTYAQMFPHRVDRLVLDSAPDPAEYPLRMVQRAGPANEKALDDFAAWAAQRHRAYGLGTTPAAVRTGVEAMIEGAAQKPIRVGGHRITDHELPLLLLVSVGDDTVNAEFAGMLRVLRDAADGKPVTVPPGLRGSLNLIFDSAGTDRAADYAAQLGVYCADADMPHNREYYWRVVERSRESQPVFGPVTHAPLPCAFWKEKPREPLTTIDNTVPALQVQATGDTRTTYESGLRMHRAMRASKLVTVPVRAHTVYAYYPNSCVNRTVNTYLLNGTLPARDTVCDA, from the coding sequence GTGGTTTCCCGTCGCGGTCGCGGAAGGCGCCCGTCCGCATCGGGGCCTGGCGCTGCGGCCGGGCCGCCCGTTTTCGCCTCCTCGTCCGGCGGAGGGGACGGTCTGGGCCGGTTCCGCAACCAGTCCGTCGACTGGGCCGCGTGTGATGACCCCTCGCTCGCCGCCAGCGGGACACAGTGCGCGCGGATCAGGGTTCCGCTCGACTACGGCACGCCGGAGGGGCGCACCATCGAGGTCGCCCTCTCGCGTCTGAAATCGTCTGATCCGGCGAAGCGGCGCGGCATTCTCCAGACCAACCCCGGCGGCCCCGGGGTCCGGGGGCTCGGCATGCCCCGGGACCTGCGGAAGGTGATGAGCCCCGGGGTGGCAGCGGCGTACGACATCATCGGCATGGACACACGGGGGCTCGGAAGGAGTACCCCGGTGGACTGTGGGCTGACCCGCGGCACCTGGCTCCACGCCCCGGGGGCGGGCCGGGCGGGATTCGACCGGAGCGTGCGGCTGTCCCGCACGGACGCCCGCAGATGCTGGGACAAGCACCCTGATGTGCTGCCCCACCTCTCGACCCGCAATATCGCCAGGGACGCGGACATCGTCCGCAGCGTGCTGGGCGAGCGGAGGACGTCGCTGTTCGGGCAATCGTACGGAACGGTTCTGGGCTCCACCTACGCCCAGATGTTCCCCCACAGGGTCGACCGGCTGGTCCTGGACAGCGCACCCGATCCCGCCGAGTACCCGCTCCGCATGGTGCAACGCGCGGGGCCCGCCAACGAGAAGGCGCTCGACGACTTCGCGGCCTGGGCCGCACAGCGGCACCGCGCGTACGGACTCGGCACCACGCCCGCCGCGGTGCGCACCGGCGTCGAGGCGATGATCGAGGGAGCGGCACAGAAGCCGATCCGGGTCGGCGGACACCGGATCACCGACCACGAACTGCCACTGCTGCTCCTCGTCTCCGTCGGCGACGACACCGTGAACGCGGAGTTCGCGGGCATGCTGCGGGTGCTGAGGGACGCGGCCGACGGGAAGCCGGTCACCGTACCGCCGGGGCTGCGGGGATCCCTGAACCTGATCTTCGACTCCGCGGGGACGGACCGGGCGGCGGACTACGCGGCCCAGTTGGGTGTGTACTGCGCCGACGCGGACATGCCCCACAACCGCGAGTACTACTGGCGGGTTGTGGAGCGAAGCCGGGAATCACAGCCGGTCTTCGGGCCGGTGACCCATGCGCCGCTTCCCTGCGCGTTCTGGAAGGAGAAGCCGCGAGAGCCCCTGACGACGATCGACAACACGGTGCCCGCGCTTCAGGTGCAGGCGACGGGCGACACCCGGACCACCTACGAGTCCGGGCTCCGTATGCACCGGGCGATGCGTGCGTCGAAACTCGTGACCGTACCCGTCAGGGCCCACACGGTCTACGCGTACTACCCGAACAGCTGCGTCAACCGGACCGTCAACACCTATCTGCTGAACGGCACCCTGCCCGCCCGGGACACCGTCTGCGACGCATAG